The bacterium genomic sequence AGGTCACGCTAGCGAATGAAGTCCAGCAGGCTTTGCGACATCACCCGCGACGCGACAAGCAGGCTCGACTGGTACACCTGCTCGCGATAGGCGAACTCGCTGGTCGCTTTCGCGATGTCCACGTCTTCGGTTTCCGAGAGAATTTTCGTGTAGGCCTCGACCAGCTCGTCGTTGTCCTCCATCGCCGCGTCAAGGCGCAGCGTGGTGGCGCCGATGTCCGAGCGCTGGGCGATCGCCTGATTCAACGCCGCTTCCACCTGGGGGATCAGCGCCGAGATCTGCGCCGTGTCGCCGGTTTCGATGGCGGTCTTCAGGTCGGTCATGACCTGGAAGACATCGACCGGACCCTTGAATACCTCGTTGCCGTCCTTGTTGATCGTGACGAAGTTACCCTCGCCCACCTCGATGGCGATGTCCTGGTTGACGCCGCCGAAATAGTTGCCCGCGTCGTCAAACGGCTCGGCGTTGGTCCGGTACCCGGCAAAGACGTACCGGTCGCCGTCCTTCGCGTTCGCGTTCTGCACGATGTTCTCGTACAGCCGCCCGATCTCGTGCGACGCCGCCTCGAAATCGAGCGCCCCGGCGTTGCCGCCGTTGACGTCGATCGCCAGCTCGCGCGCGCGGGTGAGATCGTCGATGACGTGCGAAAGCGCAAGCTCCGTCGTCTCCACGAACGAGCGCGCGGAGCCGACATTGCGCTGAAACTGGTTGAAACGGCCGAGAATGCTGTTGACGCCCATCGCGCGCGCGGCGCCGATGGGGTCGTCGCTCGGACGGTTGATGCGCTTTTGCGAAACAAGCTGTTCCTGCATCTGCAGATAGCGGACGCGGTTGTCGTTGATGCTCTGCGTCGCGTTTCGGTACATCAGGTTTGTCGTAATTCTCATATCCGGCTCCCGCTTATCTCAGGTCGTGGAGGACATTGATCATGTCGTCGACGACGTTGAACAGCCTTGCCGCGGCCTGGTAGGAGTGTTGAAACTTCATCAAATCGGCCATTTCTTCCTCGAGGGTGACGCCGACGACGCTCTCGCGCAGCGCCTCGATTTGCGCCGACTGCGCGGCCGACTGATCGGCCTCGCGCATCGCCGCCTGGGCGTCCACACCGACCTGGCCGACGATCGAGCCGTGAAAATCCTGAAGCGTCCACGTGTTGCCGTTGAACAGCGCCGCTTCCTCCACCTCGGCGAGGATGAGCGCGTTCTGGTTGTCGCCGGCTTCGCCGGTGAGCGACGCGGCGATGTTGTTGACGTCCGCGAGGATCGCGGCGTCGATAGCGATGGCCTTCGCGGCGCCGTCGGCCGTCGCGAGCGGCGCGAAGAAGTCGATCCCCGTCGCGCCGTTCAGTCCGAATCCGGGATTGTGCGCGGTGTTGAACGCGGTGACGAACTCATACGCCATCTCGTCGATCTTCTCGCGCAGCGCGGCGGTGTCGCCGTCGCGGATCTCGAGGTTGCCGGCGATCGACCCACCCTTGAGGCGATCGGTGATATCGACCAGGTTGCCGTGGATATCCTGGAAGCCGACGTTGCTGAAACCTTCCGTGTTTCCGACGGCGACGAGCTTGCCCGCGGTGTAGCCTTCGACAAGGGGCATGCCGCCGCCGACGATGACGTTCACCTCGCCGCCGGTGCCCTCGAAGCTCGTGAAATCGATGTATTGGCCGAGTTGCCGCAATAGCTCCGTGCGCGCGGAACGGAAGTCGCCGGCGGTCTGCCCGCCCGCCTCGGCGTCGCGGATCGCGCGGTTGAGCGACGCGAGGCGCTCGGCGAGGTTGTTCACCTGGCTGATCTCGTCGCGTACCGCGTTGTCCGCGGACTTCTGCGTCTCGGCCAGGCGGCTGTCGATGATGTGAAACTGGTTGACGAGCACCTTCGCCGCGCCGACGAGCGCGGTGCGTTGCGCCTGCCCCTCGGGATTTGCCGCAAGATCCTGCACCGAGGAAAAAAACCTCGCCATGCTCGAGGAAATGCCCGTGCCGTCGGATTCGATGAAAATTTCTTCCAGGCTCGACAGGTGGCGGCCGCGCGCGTCCGACCGGCCGAGAAAACTCTGCGAACGGATCATCTGCATGTCGAGATAGCGGTCCTGCGCCGCCGTGACATCGCGCGCGTTGACGCCCGTGCCGAGCAGGAGGCCGTTGACCTGCAACGGCCGCGACGGATCGAACACCACGCCCTGTCGCGAGTAGCCCGGCGTGTTCATGTTCGAAATGTTGTGCGACGCGACCTCGATGCCGGTTTGCGACGCCCAAAGCGAACGCGAGGCGATGGACAGGATTCCGGATACGCCGGGCATGCCTTACCTCCGCGCCGAAGCGCCCTTGGGCGGTTCGTACGTGAGCGGCTTCTGCGTCAGTTGCATCAGCACGTGAAACAGGCCCTGCACGCTGGCGTACGACGCCTGCGCGACGACGATATTGCGCTGGTTCTGCTCGTTGATCTGGATGACGACGGCGGTAAGCTGGCGACGCAACGTGTGCAGGTCGCGCTTTAACGCCGGCGGCGCCATCGCGACGATCGCCTGAAGCGAAAGCTCCTCGGCGGGCCGGCCCGCCGTGCGCGCGATCATCTCGACAACCCGTTGCCGCGCCTCCTCGAGGGCGGCCGCGCGCATGCGGAGCGTCTCGGCGATCTTGTTGGCCTCGTCGATCTCCTCGGCCGCGAATTGTGCAAACGACTCGTGCACGCGCACGAGCAGGTCGCGCAATTCGATGTGCGTCTCGAGTTGTTTGACGAGGATCTCGCGGAGAAGATTCAGTTCGTTTTTCACGGCGTCATCCGTCCTTTTTTGACCTCGCGCCGGACGACGCCGGCGCGAAGTTTCGAAACGACGAATGAAGCGCGCGGCTCTACTTCTGGTAGAGCGAATCGATCAGCGAGCCGAGAATCAGCTTTTCGGCGATCTTGCCCGCCGGCCGATGATACGTGCCGGCGTCGATTTCCGATTTGATCTCGCGAACTTTTTCGGCCCGGATCTCGGGCACCTTCGCGAGCTCGTCGTGGATGGTCTTCAGGGTCGCGGCCGACGAAGAGAGCGTGACCTTCGCGGCCTCTTTGCCCTTATCATCCTGCGCGCGCGCCTCGTTGGCGCCCTGCGTCGACACATACCGCGGATCGATGCTCCCCGAGGGATTTCCACTTCCAACTTTCATCCAAGCACCTCCATGGTTCGCCCGGTCACTCACACTTATCGGAGGAATCGGCGGCGACTTGAGAATAAATTGACGCTTGGATGCGCAGGATCGGAAATTCCGTAGGATCGGCACAATCTGCCGAATCCGGCGCTTTTTCGTCGTTTCAGTTGTAAAAGACCGCTATTTCAAAGACTTACGTCGACTTTGCGACTGTCGGCGCTTTGGCTGCCGATAGCCCATAGCTTCTGTATTTTCTCACGAGAAACGGCCGAATTCGACGTTTCGTCAGAAGTTTGACGATTTTCTGAAATCGCTCCCGGCCCTTTCATCAGGAAATCGTGAACGAGCCTCGACAGGCCAAACTGGCGCCGGTCCGCGGAAACACGTGCGATTTCCTCATCGAACATCGACTGATAGATGCGCGAGGCGTTCGAGCCATCGAGCGAATCCTCCGACGTGGGGATCGATTGGCGCATCTGTTTGAGCATCGAATTGAGGAAAAGTTCCTCGAAGGCCTCGGCGACCTGCCAGGCTTCCGTGTCGCTCGCCCGCGCCCGCTCGGCACCGGACAAAAGCCGCCCGGCACGCGCCGCGTCGCTGTCGCCCGGCTCGAACCGTGCCATGCCGCCGAGCGTCGAGGGGGAAAGACCGAAGCCCGGCATCAGATGATCTCCAGCTTGGCCTGCAACGCGCCCGCGGCCTTGATGGATTGCAGGATCGCGACCAGATCGCGCGGGGTGACGCCCACGGCGTTCAGCGCGCGGACCAGATCGCCGATCGTGGCGCCGGATTCGACGACGAACATCTGCCGCTCGTCCTCGACCGCGGTGATCTCGCTTTGCGTGGTCAGCACGGTCTCGCCGCCGGAAAGCGGCGCGGGCTGGCTGATGACCGGCGTGGTGCGGACCTTGATATGCAGGTTGCCGTGGCTGATCGCGACCGTGGACAGCGTCACCGCCTCGCCCATGACGACGGTGCCGGTGCGCTCGTTGACGACGACCTTCGCGGTCGTGTCCGGCGTCAGCTCGATGTTTTCGATGCGCGCCATGAGCGCGACGAGATTTTGCCGGTAGCCCTCGGGCACCTCCACGCGGATCGTGCGCGAGTCGATCGCGCGGGCCGCGTTCACGCCGAGCGCGCCGTTGATGTTCGCGGCCGTCTGCGCCGCCGTGGAAAAATCGCCGCCGTTCAGGCTGATCGTCAGCTCGGACAGCGAATTGAAATCGAACGGGATCTCGCGCTCGACGATGCCGCCGGAGGGAATCATGCCGACCGTGACGTGGTTCTTGTAAATCGCGTCGCCGCCGGACTCGGCCGCGAATCCGCCGACGGACACCGGGCCCTGCGCGACGGCGTACACGTGTCCGTCCGGTCCCTTGAGCGGCGTCAGCAACAACGTGCCGCCTTGCAGGCTCTTGGCGTCGCCGATGGAGCTGACCGTGATGTCGATCGTCAATCCCTGGCGCGCGAACGCGGGCAGCTCCGCCGTGACCATGACCGCCGCCGCGTTGCCGCTTTTGACGTCCGCGGGATCGACCGTGACGCCCATGTTCTCGAGCATGTTCGTCAGTGTGCGCCGCGTGAACTTGACGGAGTTGCCGTCGCCGGTCTTCGAAAGACCGGTTACGAGGCCGTAGCCGATGAGTTTGTTCGGGCGCACGCCCTCGATCTCGGCGAGATCTTTCAGGCGCGCGGCGCCGGCCGGGGCGGCGGTCGCAAGGCTCGCCAGCGCCATCGCGGCGATCGCGATGGTGATGATCGTGGTGCGTTTCATCGTCGTCATCCCCCGCCCTAGAAGGGCCAGACCTTCTCGAACGCGCGCGTGAACCATCCGGCCTTCATCTTGTCGGCCAAGACGCCTTCGCCGAGGTATTCGATGCGCGCGTCGGCGACCATCGTCGAGGGCACGGTGTTGTCCGAGGCGACATCGCGCGGCCGGACGATGCCGGACATCACCATGATGTAGTCCTCGGCGTTCAGCTTCATGCGGCGCTCGCCGCGCACGACGAGGTTGCCGTTCGGCAGCACGTCCACGACGATGCAGCTCATCGTTGCGACGAGGCGGCCGGAGCGGCGCGTCTCGCCCTTGCCGTTGAACTTGGTGCCGGTCTTCGCGC encodes the following:
- the flgK gene encoding flagellar hook-associated protein FlgK, whose product is MPGVSGILSIASRSLWASQTGIEVASHNISNMNTPGYSRQGVVFDPSRPLQVNGLLLGTGVNARDVTAAQDRYLDMQMIRSQSFLGRSDARGRHLSSLEEIFIESDGTGISSSMARFFSSVQDLAANPEGQAQRTALVGAAKVLVNQFHIIDSRLAETQKSADNAVRDEISQVNNLAERLASLNRAIRDAEAGGQTAGDFRSARTELLRQLGQYIDFTSFEGTGGEVNVIVGGGMPLVEGYTAGKLVAVGNTEGFSNVGFQDIHGNLVDITDRLKGGSIAGNLEIRDGDTAALREKIDEMAYEFVTAFNTAHNPGFGLNGATGIDFFAPLATADGAAKAIAIDAAILADVNNIAASLTGEAGDNQNALILAEVEEAALFNGNTWTLQDFHGSIVGQVGVDAQAAMREADQSAAQSAQIEALRESVVGVTLEEEMADLMKFQHSYQAAARLFNVVDDMINVLHDLR
- the flgL gene encoding flagellar hook-associated protein FlgL; the encoded protein is MRITTNLMYRNATQSINDNRVRYLQMQEQLVSQKRINRPSDDPIGAARAMGVNSILGRFNQFQRNVGSARSFVETTELALSHVIDDLTRARELAIDVNGGNAGALDFEAASHEIGRLYENIVQNANAKDGDRYVFAGYRTNAEPFDDAGNYFGGVNQDIAIEVGEGNFVTINKDGNEVFKGPVDVFQVMTDLKTAIETGDTAQISALIPQVEAALNQAIAQRSDIGATTLRLDAAMEDNDELVEAYTKILSETEDVDIAKATSEFAYREQVYQSSLLVASRVMSQSLLDFIR
- a CDS encoding flagellar protein FlgN, which translates into the protein MKNELNLLREILVKQLETHIELRDLLVRVHESFAQFAAEEIDEANKIAETLRMRAAALEEARQRVVEMIARTAGRPAEELSLQAIVAMAPPALKRDLHTLRRQLTAVVIQINEQNQRNIVVAQASYASVQGLFHVLMQLTQKPLTYEPPKGASARR
- a CDS encoding flagellar basal body P-ring protein FlgI, encoding MTTMKRTTIITIAIAAMALASLATAAPAGAARLKDLAEIEGVRPNKLIGYGLVTGLSKTGDGNSVKFTRRTLTNMLENMGVTVDPADVKSGNAAAVMVTAELPAFARQGLTIDITVSSIGDAKSLQGGTLLLTPLKGPDGHVYAVAQGPVSVGGFAAESGGDAIYKNHVTVGMIPSGGIVEREIPFDFNSLSELTISLNGGDFSTAAQTAANINGALGVNAARAIDSRTIRVEVPEGYRQNLVALMARIENIELTPDTTAKVVVNERTGTVVMGEAVTLSTVAISHGNLHIKVRTTPVISQPAPLSGGETVLTTQSEITAVEDERQMFVVESGATIGDLVRALNAVGVTPRDLVAILQSIKAAGALQAKLEII
- the flgM gene encoding flagellar biosynthesis anti-sigma factor FlgM — protein: MKVGSGNPSGSIDPRYVSTQGANEARAQDDKGKEAAKVTLSSSAATLKTIHDELAKVPEIRAEKVREIKSEIDAGTYHRPAGKIAEKLILGSLIDSLYQK
- a CDS encoding rod-binding protein gives rise to the protein MPGFGLSPSTLGGMARFEPGDSDAARAGRLLSGAERARASDTEAWQVAEAFEELFLNSMLKQMRQSIPTSEDSLDGSNASRIYQSMFDEEIARVSADRRQFGLSRLVHDFLMKGPGAISENRQTSDETSNSAVSREKIQKLWAIGSQSADSRKVDVSL